agagtagtaaatttaatataattaagtttaactTAGTAAACTTTAGTATACTGCTTTGCTAAACttctatatgtaatatgtatgtacactGTTCtatatgcaatatgcatataatacacaaaaattaaaatttattccattatttgtaggtatatattacaatttacattatcACTTAACATTAGTTAATAGAGGTATATCTacgattaataatacattttaatattatttattttgtaagaaagctcataaaatgtataggaaTCGTGAAAACCCGAACTTgaccaatataaaatttaaataagtaaattattaaaatgttatgttgtTATGTAACGTAGTTTAGGTAGgtagtatagtattttataaaatcaataatattaggtaggtacatctacctatttttacaattttacgttGGGAAACCAATTATTCAGATATTTTTACGACTACATAACTTTTTACTGAGAAGCAACCGTaagggtatattattttaatccagAGACCATTCCATATTTAACTACCCAAAAAATGCTGGTTGAAAAATCTAGTATCTgactaagttattaaaatgataaccaCTGTGTTCAAATATAAACgcatttaattcatattttattattttaaacaattagataatatttagatacttatttacaaaatatgtatttataacaaaaaacatcGAGTGATCGAGTATCtataatacgagtaatattagtttttaagcacctatacctaatacttatctataattataagcatatatacttattatgtaagtatatccattataaattataatttttattgtttctaaagtaaattatacagggaaatgacaatattatcaattaatataatatatattataatatctaataatagtattattgttacaggaaacattataaactattattatagtaccatATACCGTTTATAAGAGGATATTTGAAAAGTTCTTATCAGTGTATCTTCAACtaagttatgttttttatttaatcttcagattatttttataaaatgtaagtacatcatgaatatttgatatctttacttgaataaaaatatattaataatacatttttacatacatattttttttcagtatgaCTAACGTGCAAGAACCCCCCGACTGATTGGCTTATGATCATTGCAATTTGTTTCATAACTAGTTGTGTATTAATTGGAGTACTGTGTGTTGTTTGTTGTTTTTGGTCTAAATGCTTACTATTCAATTGTTGTCGACCGAATTATAACaacacttttataatatcttatggtaaatatatatactcgaAAATGTTCTAATACATAAAACTTTTTCTTGCcccttaaaatatttgtatattatatacttgtatttgaGGTATTAactgaaatttgttttatttcccTTGACATTTAAGTTACCACGATATACGACTGTAttctgaatataaataattatattcttagtTACACCATATCAATTTAAGAATGAGgatattatgatgaatatttttattagatgatgggtaaaaaataacaatgagatcaaatattaaaataattactatttttattatgtattatgtatgcttaatattctaaaattaatcaatattatataataatatatagctacTACATTCGAAATTTTCATTGTTAGCCAAAACATttgtattgattaataaattggTTATTGATTCATCACTTCTTTAtacttatgataaaataaaaatcttttgcCAACATATTGAGTGTGTGATTGCGTGAGTGTGGCACAATGAATTCACTACTGTCCATCTGAGTTTATACTTTTGCGAATTATCAAAGTATAGTTATCGAAAatcataaagtaaatatagtcATAAAGGTTAAGTTTAAACCAAAGaaaatagataggtataataataaggcCGGGTAAAAATCAGCCGACCGCAGATAACAACGAATAGAATGCGTTTGACGGTAAATCGCATACtataatactcgtaatatGACTTTGACTTCCTTTCACTAAAACTAATGATTGGatcctaattaaaaaattattttcctattCGGTCCGAGTaagttaatgaataattttttagttaccatttccaacatttttttttgatacaatCATTCAATGCAAtcgacttaatattataataattgttcatagACAAACCGGAAGAAGCATTGAATTTACCGCCAGAAGACACAAATAACACTACTTGTTATTCACCCGtacgaatgaaaaaaataaaaacatatgattattaaattttagtgaattttaaggtaataatatagttttgatttcaatattctaaatatactttaagtgTATATACGGTATACAAGTACCTATTTAcctatatgtacattgtataatgtaaatgataaaataattaataacccaatttattgtataatactttataaattattaagtattattagcaataatattatattttatcaaatttgttttaaaatttatatttacagcaGTAAGATAAATGCTTGTGTTGTTTACTCGTGACtacaaaaatttatcaaaatgcaACGAATGTTCCTGATCTCAGTATTACATACagctacaaataataataagacaagtgagttattttttaatataagtataaaatatatacatttgtatctaagcttttaaacaaaaaaattgccCATAGATGAGTACAGACGAGTAACTTATTGGTAATATGTAGGGCTCGAAAATGAtgcattttgcatttttttttttttttggaactttTTACACGATGCTCTCTTGGTCACAAATGTGTTACTCTAGCATGTGAATctgaaaaactaattttaattttgcatttttcttgcattatttggtatttattactttttaagtcatattttgacattttttaggtcattttcctacatttttttagtgatttttaCTGATCTTGCATTAATTCACTTCTTATTGTTTCTTGTCGACCATTATACCCATAACTTACTTAAgacttttaaattactaaagaTTAAGATTAGTACTTATCCAATTTTATCTTACTTATTACAGTCGTCGTTGTCGTGttgtaatgaatattattgacatttgtTGTACCtgcattattttttcgtaatattttcgaaatgcCGAAAATTAAAACGTCGGTTAGTCGTTAGTGCTTATCTACGTttactatatttgtaatttttttatttaatttttaaggacatattttgtcatttttacgTCATATTTAGAGTAATTTGTAAgctttgataaatgtatatagtattttatagtgtacaatttaaaaaaatatatatttttatcaatataaaacaaatatttgtaattttttaggtcattttttaatgtttttaaagtcATCGACTTCCGAACCCTAATAATAAGCGAAAGAAAAATGTACCCAGTAACAAAAGTccgatattaattttgaaaacatatttgaattcCTTATACTCAAATAAggtgaattttgaaaaaatatatatatatatacatataattaatttgtttattatagtaattaaacaataataaaaaaaaaatcgaaaatccaTTTCTTACATAACCTAGAAAAGAGAATAAGgaattcaaatatgttttttaaattaaaatcggaCTTTTGGTACTGGGTGAATTTATCTTCCGCTTTTCGcgattttcatgtaaaaaaacttttttgtcGCAAAATTTAGTGTCGTATGACTGCACGTTACTGATTTTCAAGAATCTTAGCGGTGGTTTatctttaattacataaagcTTTCGGGAACTCACGCATACTAATAATCAGTCACAACACACACAGTTACACATAAATCACGAAGGAAATCGAATATTGCCTAAATACAACCCCTTAAAAATGGTTCCGCTTTCAACATTACATACTACACTGCAAGCGTTGTCGGTTGCTACCTATTCGAACGATTAACGCGCGCTCGTCTGCATGGGACCTTGGTAGCTACGACACACAATTTGGCTGATTGACTGATGCACAACGTTTTCGTGTCTTTTTCTCGTTTCCCAAAGTACAACacataattacaaatacataagTGTATGTTTTcaacgaaatttaaaaatcggatgtttaatatttgataaagagTAAAGATAAAAGACTTAGACGTTCATCATTACTATTAAAAGaaatagaaaaacattttattataatatttatacgaatatttcatattattattaacttggtaacattcaaattttacataacagtataatattctgtatctgtatcgatattttattattttctatttaaatagttattcgaTAAAATGAGTAAAGAAAATTGAAAACgagtaaatttgtttataatttataaattataatatataaaatgtataacaaatatatttttacaaaatataaaaattaaaaatctgacTAAAAggtgtacttatttttaatttttttaattatatgttttatttatacttgtacATTATCAACCctgaaataattataccgTTATGATGATAACGATGATTgttgtgaattataaatattaataaggtcTTATTAAAAGATATACCAATTGccctcacatattattatataaacatgacTATATAAATCCGTAAAATAAAGGaggtaaatatgtaaataataatcatagtatataaaaaataaaaattgtaattttagacGCGTCTacgtatacttataaattgtacctatcattttatactatttttatataatttgtatttttcatgttacaaattacaataactacacattttgatacatataattgcaaatatcaatttttttttatcatacgatactattttatctttatgacaaattacattgtattctgcttactattgtttttgtattttttttattataaataatattattatttacatatttacctaccatattttatggattagttttataatgatgtatataataatatgcgataGTAACTGGACATTTGGTTGAGGGCAACTGGTGAATTTTGGTCTATGTAGTTTGGGGGGGGGGAATtggtataaaaaagtaaaaactaaaatgtatttttgagtACAACTGGTACACGCCCCACGATTTACAGTATATACAATTCAcccgattaattattttatttcgttaaaCTATCAAATACTATAGTTatacttactttttaaaacatgatatGGTTTTTTCCAAAACCTCATGTAGACATGTAGTTGGTAGACCTCCAATTGTCGGTTATTTCGAACACCAATTTCTTGGCTCCTTTGTCGCTAACGTTGTCCAGTTTCACAACTGTAGTAACCTCAGGCACTCGCACTAcacttgtaattttattattgtctctGTGAACGCTCGTCGGTCGTACGTCGAGTTGATGAGTGCAGGATTGTTGAAATGAATTGAACAACAGTGGTTAGATTAATAAGTTGaatgttaattgtttaataataatataaatatttaatataataaatttgtaaaaaaatttgtagaCCGAGTGAAATAACTCTGCCCGAGAAATTAGCTAATTTAATACTTGGTATCTGACTCAGATAACAAGCGGTGATGTTAGGGCGCGGCCCAACGACTCAACTAAGTCCGGTGATTTGGGATGTAAAGACTAATTCTGATCGTACAGCGTGTAGAGAGACctgtatttatactaataagtcTTCGCTAGACGAATGATCGCAGTGCCGTGTCTAACGTGGGGGAAAGGGGTCAGCGGCATCACAAATTGCATGTGTTAAGAACGACGTCAACTATTTTAAGTAccaataatctattatttgaaaaatgtatttttcccCCGTCGTCTTTAACTCTTAATCCGGTGCTGAATGCACGGTAAAGAATCAGGTCTCTACACGCTGTACGACTAGAATTAGTCTACTATCCCAGATCGCCGGACTTAGCTTAATCGTTGGGCCGCGCCCTAATATCGCCGCTTGTATTCTGAGTCCAAGTCCAAAGTCTTAACTTAACTAATTTCTCGGGTAGAGTTATTTCACTCTGTCCACAaacttattaagtatattacaattaaaacattcatatttttgtcttaatacaataaaccattatttacttactgcTGTGGTTCAACTTATTCAACCAAACCCGAACTCCGTCCACTCACGTACGGCCGACGAGCGTTCAcggtgaaatatatattatataacgcgTGCagtttaatactaataaataatacgagtaaCACGGTAATATACACAGTGTATCTACAGTGTAGACACGTAGATAACCGCGAGTAATAGTAAAGGGACTACGTCGGTTTACCACACGACCATTAAAGTCGGGGCCATGCTTTAGGCCAGTCCCACTGTGCATAGGATTTCTTCGGTCCTGTTAGTATGTCCCGCATAAATATACACACCTAGTATCAGTCACGGCGCTAGGCATTGCGGGGCCCCGGACAAGGTATTAGACATTAGGTACCCCAGAGTACCCCattctaatattatgcatgtgTGATGTGtagtatagaataataaatttatagacttataatttgttaatttaaattgtaactatGTAAAATGTCAATATCTCACGGTATTtagatgataattaaaaatcgtgaGGCCCTTTAACAAGAGCGGGGCCCGGGACATTTGTCCTCCCCTAGCGCCGGCACTGCatagtatttagttttattttttctgtagaATCCCGTCCATTactgtgatataatatattcgcgTGATAAAAATACCGTATTATACCGGGTATACTATAACTCATCATGAGTTGACTATAGTAAGACTGatatgtctttttttttttttatcaaagttatatagtatattgggCATTTGATGTGTTAACTATTAGTACACTTGCTCTGTTATTcgattatttaagtttaggGTTTGCTTTTGATTCTCGTCgagttttttttagaattattcttttctattttttatcattattatgttccacaaattattttttgaaggcCATACCTATTCAATTCCTTTGTAAATACCTACTTTCCTTTGTAGAATtttcgtttaattattttttgttacctaTAGAATGgcatattgtgttattaattattataattatgctgtttaatttttaagcttaaTAAAGATTTCCTGTATACTGTAATGTACTCAATTAATAAGCTCTTACTGTACCTAATATGTctgcataaattaaatatagtataccattatattatacacctagctaaaaattaaagttttaagacaaattgtatatttagaaaagtactattttaatgaacataatgTTTTCATAGATAATACTTATCTAGTTAgctgaatatattattgatggttatatttttttttcaggtttCAAAAACCAACTAggatatttcatttattcaaaaacaaacaatatcataacaatcgattaataattaatgcctTGATTGACTATGAAGatctcaataatatataatattgtgtttggtAGATACCGGTATGTTGCATTATATTAGATACCTATCTACTTATCAGGTATCATGTTAAATAGTTAATGGTCAATGGTTACATTATAAaggtatgttttataatgcgCCAACGCATGATAAAATGCCTTGAAGGTTAAAGGGTAGAAATCATCAGGAAAAgatgaaatgtaatattttaatcatgtaatacgataatattatattattatatttttaataatattatttaattactattataaaacattatacctGTATGGCTGTATACCTACTAACTTAAAGGATGTCTTTATGgtcaattaaattagtatttgtctattttttttttttttttttgataaatatttattaacattcgtTAGTTAGGAACagatttacttaaattacataaagtaacaattcaattttttatttttaaatatctatatttaaaacaaaatccaTTCAtggttattaaattgatatttacttattaatttaatacattaaaaataatatgttaccatatatttttactcattaatcaatgctattttttaaaatttataatataatttattttatataactacctaaataattatattcaaatttatactgAATAATTGGCAcacatcataattattaattaataaatatatctcatGACTTTTCTCAATGGGTACCAACAAggctacatatttatattacttatttctaTGTATAACCGTGCTTTACTTTTTACTCTTAATAATTTTGcttgtattcaaaaaaaaaattcatatcttaaataataaattgtttatacaaactaaatgttttataataaatgcgtCATTTACTAAGATTCttgcttattacttattagttatttataatattatgttaagatTTTTAACTCGCATACagcaaaatatacaaatataataacatataagttataagttataaattataaattatattaataagtgactcgaacattttattcaattacctgttactattttaaatataaatcttaaataatgaaatattatgaattatgacttAATTTAACAGTTATTACCCGGCGGTCGCCGATCGGCATAGGTACTGTAGTAAACCGACGTAGTCGCTTTACTGTTTctattgtattagtattaaattattagatatagtaAACCGTCGGAGCCgctttactattatatacatattgacgTAGCCACTTTACTATTGctgttatgttaatattaataaattaatattgcaaGATATCACGATTCGTGACTACGAAGTTTTAACTGTTTACACATAATGTTACGTACGTTATATTAATTGGATTTCAATTCTACGAAATAGAAGATTAACAACCTATGTAAAGTGGCACAATAATAGTTGtactattaaatcataattttggaaaaatcaatatattttcggCTTCCTTTATCCaccatttctattttttaccgTGCATTCGACCAGCGGAGACTTGGTATGTATACAGGTCTCTACACGCTGTACGATCAGAATTAGTCTACATCCCAAATCACCGGACTTAGTTGAGTCGTTGGGCCGCACCCTAACATTGCCGCTTGTATTCTGAGTCCAGATCCAAAGTCTTAACTTAACTAATTTCTCGGGCAGAGTTATTTCACTCTGACCACAaacttattaagtatattacaattaaaacattcatatttttgtcttaatacaataaatcattatttacttactCAAACTGCTGTTGTTCAACTTATTCAACCAAACCCGAGCTCCGTCCACTCACGTACGACCGACAAGCGTTCACAgagaaatatatatgtaacgcATGCAGTGCAAGTACCTGAAGTCACTACGCGTTCACTACAGTACGCATTACGTATAATTGTAGTACCTAACTGAAATAGGTAACGATATTGtcgatattacattatttttacgcAACTACTTAATATGTGTGAgtaataagataattattatcagtcAAACAGTATAAGactgtgattttattttaaatatatacctacttcaatcctaaaatcaaaaataacttCAATTTGCATTAACTCATACAGCAATAGTCGAactgctttaaaaataaagtgagTCATTACAAATTGCTATTATTATGAGTTTATGGATACTATAATTGATAGACACTCGGCTCGttttagtgaaaaatattgtagtacCGTGTTATTAAAACTTGTAGATttgaaaccaaaaataaatcgcTTCGTGTCAAAAAGACCCGGCGATCGGGCGATGAATGGATCTCAGTTAACCGGAAAACatataaacatgaaatatgaatCTTGATTTCCGAAAGGAAGTTCTTTAAGttacaaaaaatacttatacctaCTTCTATGTATACTGGAATCAAATTTCCAATCTATATAAATCAGTtgaatatactcgtatacctATACTGAATATGCTGAAACACAATTTTGAAGCactataatttagaaaaatcatatttaacgATGCAATGAAGACCCAACCAAATGTAAGAACACACGTCATCTTCAACAAATCGTTatgttcaaattaattaaggaaatatttttcaacttatAAACTTAGGTCATATAACGTCCTTAAAAAAAGActgaaacataatatgattaaccATTAGCAGACGattaaagttcaaaaatattatatttataatttaaaattgattaacctaaatttaaatgaatattaatttaaattgtctaaaCTTTAGGATTAAGATTTAAAGTTATGTTGTAAATattgatgttaaaaataaataaataacatttaaccaAGTAGATAGGTGCCTAGtgaaactaattttacatcaTGATAAATTTAgcataagtttaatttaatctgttataaaatacattgcaTTGACCCTCATAGCCAAGGTATTGGTAAATGTCAAATTcgattaatactaaatatataaattaattaattaaatttaataatttcgtgaattttaaattttagttattatatggaTGATGGATACCTAGTAACTACctacatgtatacattttaatattatcggcTATCTAATACTCGAGATTTACACAGCAGCAGTGGGCATATGCCATCATgtaagaacaaaataatacttttcagtcatacatacacataatatctGATAATAAACTACTGCAATGAGTGCAATGCcacagtaataattaattggacACATCACATATACAACGCGTATGTTGCAGTAAACCAAAGCAATAAACATACCTACTGTATGGtttgtagtaatataatacgtattatatacctactactatAGAGTATTGAGTATTGACAAATACTACGATAAGCAATAGGTATCAGGTACACGCCTAGTATACTGTTACAACTTGCAAATCGATAaggtatatactttttttactccatctactatatatatataagtatttatatttttcagttaattaaaaaaaatggtataccTAGTTCTCGTACTAGTGATAACTTAGGTCATCTTGACTTAATTACATAGACCATAAATAGgaaaacataaacaatttaataaaatatttacacattgtgttattttttctttctaaaaAGTGTTATTGTGGCTTTCACTGTATTATCCcgccaaaaaaatgtatattacatttcttGCATACCTTGGTGTCAACtttcaaatatatacttatttttcatCGAGTATGTCattgtaatgtatatgtatgtacgtgttaaattttaactcaatgataaattttcgcatacaaaaaataattctgaatGAAGatggaatttattaattaacatatatatagatttataaactaggataactataaaaatagaaaatatttccgAAAGCGACATGAAAGCTCTAGAAacgttaatatttgatttagacatgttttgatttttagattttcgAATTTCGGTCGGTATTCGGAGTTTGGGAATGtccatgtaaaataattaaataatttattaataaaagttggTAGGTGTTTAGACTGATaatcaactaaatatttataaattacctgATGATCCCGTGCATTTTGTTgcctattaaaaatgaataatgcctactctatatgaataataatattttttattttataataaaacggaCACAACACATATACAATGCGTATGTTGCAGTAAACCAAAagcaataaacatatttactgTAGtttgtagtaatataatacgtatgtattcttgtattatatacctactactatAGAGTATTGATTATTGACGTATTATACTACGATAAGCTTACAAATCGATTAGgtacttttatactttttttactcCATCTACTACATatctaagtaattttatttttcagttaattaaaaaaatggtatagTTCTCGTACCGATGATAACTTAGATCATCTTGACTAAATTACATACATAGACCAGCGGTTCTAAACCTTTTTATATTCGCGTACCACCTACACAGTTTGACAATTTTTACGTACCACCTGACcatttgttttacttattatataataatgtatatgttatatgcatagaatttcattttattaggaATTACAAAATGATgggaattaagtatttaatgtacaaaaacaaattaaattaaattaaatatgttcaattattattattattattattattattattacgagtaAAAACGACCTCCACACTATcaaataa
This genomic stretch from Rhopalosiphum maidis isolate BTI-1 chromosome 3, ASM367621v3, whole genome shotgun sequence harbors:
- the LOC113559760 gene encoding uncharacterized protein LOC113559760, producing the protein MIIAICFITSCVLIGVLCVVCCFWSKCLLFNCCRPNYNNTFIISYDKPEEALNLPPEDTNNTTCYSPVRMKK